A genomic window from Quercus lobata isolate SW786 chromosome 10, ValleyOak3.0 Primary Assembly, whole genome shotgun sequence includes:
- the LOC115963267 gene encoding ras-related protein RABA5c has protein sequence MSSDEESGEEYLFKIVIIGDSAVGKSNLLSRYARNEFNMHSKATIGVEFQTQVMEIDNKEVKAQIWDTAGQERFRAVTSAYYRGAVGALIVYDISRRSTFDSIARWLDELKTHSDTTVAMMLVGNKCDLENIRAVSVEEGTTLAEAEGLFFMETSALDSTNVKKAFEIVIREIYNNVSRKVLNSDTYKAELSVNRVSLVNNGSDGKQNPNMFSCCSR, from the exons ATGTCATCAGACGAGGAGTCAGGCGAAGAGTACCTATTCAAGATAGTGATAATAGGAGACTCAGCAGTCGGCAAATCCAACTTGCTCTCTCGCTACGCTCGAAACGAGTTCAACATGCATTCCAAGGCCACCATTGGCGTCGAGTTCCAAACCCAAGTCATGGAAATCGACAACAAAGAAGTCAAGGCTCAGATTTGGGACACTGCTGGCCAAGAACGCTTCCGTGCTGTCACTTCTGCTTACTATCGTGGTGCTGTTGGTGCTCTCATTGTCTATGATATCAGTCGCCGCTCCACTTTTGATAGCATTGCTCGCTGGCTTGATGAGCTCAAAA CTCATTCTGATACAACTGTGGCAATGATGCTGGTGGGGAACAAATGTGATTTGGAGAATATCAGGGCTGTGAGTGTTGAGGAAGGCACAACCCTTGCAGAAGCAGAAGGATTGTTCTTCATGGAGACATCTGCCTTAGATTCGACAAATGTTAAGAAGGCTTTTGAGATTGTTATTCGAGAAATATACAACAATGTCAGCAGGAAGGTCTTGAACTCCGATACTTACAAAGCGGAATTATCTGTCAACAGGGTAAGCCTTGTTAATAACGGGAGTGATGGAAAGCAAAACCCAAACATGTTTTCTTGCTGTTCCCGGTAA